The nucleotide window GCCGCCTTTCAAGTGCCCGCTGGAGAAACGGTGGGAGTTGCAGCTCCCCTGCCGGTGGTATCAAATCCAGGACTCGCGTCCACGTTTCGACTTTTTTCCGAAGTCGCCGTTCCAAACAACTACCCTCGCTGATGCTGTCCGGTAGACCGGCGTGGTGTCCAGCAATAGGAAATGCCNNNNNNNNNNNNNNNNNNNNGAGGAGTGGTCAACCGAGCCGCGGATTTCTCCTTGGTGGTAATCCTCTTGTGCGGCTTTGAGGTAGGCCTGAAAAGCCTCCGATGCCTTTCCCACGTCGTGCCACAAACCAACCAAATACCCCCAAGCACCGGCGCCAAAGGTCTCGGCGAAGTTCCCGGCGTATTCTGCTACTGCCCGCAGGTGATCAACGAGTCTGTGCCGTTGGGCTTGGTCTTTGGCAGCGTGGGCGAAGAGGTCATTCGATAATTGCTGTGGGAGCTTCATGGCGGCAACCTCTTTTCTGGCAGGCACGGATTCACCCGCACGGGCCCAAAGCCCAAACCTGATCAGAAACCCTGCCAACTAAATTTGCCCACGTGTCCCCCGCGCGACGTAGTGAACCTTCGCTCAAAGCCATCGTCATGCCACCTCCCACGTTCTCTAGCTTTCCACTAGAGCAGGGACCCAAAAAGCTCCGCGTGCTTTCTCGGCTTGGCAACGATCTCGACATAAATCCCGTAGGGACATTTCGTTCGCGTTTTCCATCCTCAAAGTTAATTCTACAGACC belongs to Thermoanaerobaculum aquaticum and includes:
- a CDS encoding CRISPR-associated endonuclease Cas3'' yields the protein MKLPQQLSNDLFAHAAKDQAQRHRLVDHLRAVAEYAGNFAETFGAGAWGYLVGLWHDVGKASEAFQAYLKAAQEDYHQGEIRGSVDHSS